The DNA segment GCGTCGAGGCGCTGGTGCGCTGGAACCATCCGCGCGAGGGGGTGCTCACGCCTGACAAGTTCCTGCACATTGCCGAGGAACTGAACGTGGTGGCCACGATCGACCGCATCGTGCTCGACCGCGCGCTGATCGACGCGATGCGCTGGGCGGCCATGGGTATCGACGTTCCAAAGATTTCCGTCAACGTTTCGGCCAAGCGGCTGAGCGACGACTTGCTGTTGAACTCGCTGCAAGGCCTGTCGTTCAAGCCGGGCCAGCTGTCGTTCGAGCTGGTGGAATCGATCTTCCTCGACGAAAGCGACGATATCGTCACCGCCAATATCGAGGGCATCAAGAAGCTCGGCATCGATATCGAAATCGACGATTTCGGCACCGGCCATACCTCGATCGTCAGCCTCTTGAAGATCAAGCCGAAGCGGCTGAAAATCGACCGCCAGCTGGTGGCCCCGATCCTCAATTCGCGCAACGAACAGGCGCTGATCCGCTCGATCATCGAGATCGGCCGGTCGCTGGGCATCGAAACCGTGGCCGAGGGCGTGGAAACCATGGCGCATGCGGAAATGCTGGGCCTGCTCGGTTGCGATCTGCTGCAGGGCTATGCCTTTGCCAAGCCGTTGAGCTTCGACCGGTTCGTGGCCTTTGCCGGCAAGGAAGCGCTGCAGCTGGCCTCCTGATTGGCGTTTTCCGCGAGACAGACTGTTCACGCCGCAATCCATGAAATTTCGCCAGAAAGGTTTTCCCTTTCCGGCATTTTCCACTATGAGTCTGCGCCTACTGAATGGCGCGGCGGCTCGCCCGGATGCGCTTGGCCTCATTTCCGGTTGCCTGATCCATGTCGCATAACACTTTCGGTCATCTTTTCCGCGTTACCACCTGGGGCGAAAGCCACGGACCGGCGCTCGGCTGCGTCATCGACGGCTGCCCTCCCGGCATCCGCTTCACCCTGCCCGAGCTGCAGGCCTGGCTCGACAAGCGCAAGCCCGGCCAGTCGCGCTTCGTCACCCAGCGCCGCGAGGACGATCTGGTCAAGATTCTCTCCGGCGTCATGCTGGACACGGACGGCGAGACGATGATCACCACCGGCACGCCGGTCTCGATGATGATCGAGAATACCGACCAGCGCTCCAAGGACTATTCCGAGATCGCCAAGAGCTACCGGCCGGGTCACGCCGACTATACCTATGACGTCAAATACGGCATTCGCGACTATCGCGGCGGCGGCCGGTCGTCGGCGCGCGAAACCGCAGCCCGGGTCGCGGCCGGAGGCCTTGCCCGCAAGGTCGTGCCGGGGCTTCTCGTGCGCGGCGCGCTGGTGCAGATCGGCAAGCATAAGATCAACCGCGACAACTGGGACTGGAACGAAGTCGGCAACAACCCGTTCTTTGCACCCGACCCTGCCATCGTTCCGGTCTGGGAAGACTATCTCGACGGCATCCGCAAATCCGGCTCCTCGGTCGGCGCCGTCGTCGAAGTGATTGCCGAAGGCGTGCCTGCCGGGATCGGCGCGCCGATCTATGCCAAGCTCGACCAGGACATCGCCTCCAACCTGATGTCGATCAACGCCGTCAAGGGCGTGGAAATTGGCAACGGTTTCGGCGCGGCCGAAATCACCGGCGAGGAAAATGCCGATGAGATGCGCATGGGCAATGACGGCAAGCCGATCTTCTTGTCCAACCATGCCGGCGGCATATTGGGCGGCATCTCGACC comes from the Pararhizobium qamdonense genome and includes:
- the aroC gene encoding chorismate synthase produces the protein MSHNTFGHLFRVTTWGESHGPALGCVIDGCPPGIRFTLPELQAWLDKRKPGQSRFVTQRREDDLVKILSGVMLDTDGETMITTGTPVSMMIENTDQRSKDYSEIAKSYRPGHADYTYDVKYGIRDYRGGGRSSARETAARVAAGGLARKVVPGLLVRGALVQIGKHKINRDNWDWNEVGNNPFFAPDPAIVPVWEDYLDGIRKSGSSVGAVVEVIAEGVPAGIGAPIYAKLDQDIASNLMSINAVKGVEIGNGFGAAEITGEENADEMRMGNDGKPIFLSNHAGGILGGISTGQPVIARFAIKPTSSILTERQSIDSDGKNVDIRTKGRHDPCVGIRAVPIGEAMLACTIADHYLRDRGQTGRLK